The Flavivirga eckloniae genomic interval AAAATATTAATATTACTAAACCGTTTGTTTCCTAAAAGTGTACCTTCTTTAGTTAAAAATACCCATTTGTTATTGTATTTAACCTTAGCTAAAGAACCTAAAAAACCCTTGGTTTTTCTATTAAAGGAGAAACTTGGAGTTATAAAATAGTTTGGTGGTATAACCATTTCTCCTTTTTCATTTACAAAACCCCAGCTATTCTTAAAAAAAGGTTTTACGGGAGCAAGGGCAGTATCTTTCCCAAAAATTTCAGCATCGTTAAATTGAGGTTCAATAACATATTCCCCTTTTGTATTTATGTACCCCCAACGTTTACCATCATAAACAGGAGCCATTCCATTTACAAAATGTCTGGCAACCTTAAATTGTGGTTTTATAACCCATTCACCTTTAGTATTTATATATCCAACTTTTTTATCAACTCTAGCCATAGTTAGATCGCTATCATCTCTAAAATCCCAGATTTTTGAAGCATTATCAATGACAATAGGCTTGTTGTTAATAAATATTTTAAAAACAGTGCCTTGTCTTACTCGTACAATTTTATTGAAGTAATTTCCAATTTCATTATAATTTGGAGAAATATATTCTTTGCCATTTACATCTATCATACCCCATAAATCATTTAATTGAACTCTAGCGAATCCATTAACAAATGGTTTTATAGTCTGATATTTAGGCTCCATTATAATTTCTCCATTAGAATTTAATAAGCCTACTAACTTTTTTGTCTTAAAAATAGCAACTCCTTCTTTGGCGAAATTATAGTATTTAGTATTAGGTTTTGGGTGTATTTTTACTTTTCCTGCAACGTCGATAAAACATTCTTTATTATCTTTTACAACCAAAGCCAAACCACTATTGAAAACTTTTGCATCATCAAATTGAGGTTGAATAACCCATTCTCCTTCAATGTTAATATATCCCCATTTTCTATTTTTTTTAACTGGAGCTAAACCATTTTCGGAAAAACTCTTAGCATTTTTAAATTGGGGTTCAATAATATATTCACCAGTATAATCAATATACCCGAAACGGTTCTTTTCAAGAACTAATGCTGTTTTTTGGGCATTAATACATATTGAGGTTAATAAAAATATATATATTGGGGCGAGACGTAAAATCATTACATAATGATATTAAGGTTTAGCTTTTGAAAAAAGTTCAGCATTTTGAAACCATTTACCTCCTAATGTTTCCCCTTTTTTATTTATAAAACCCCATTGTTTACCTTTTTTTACGCGTGCTAATCCCTTATAAAATCCCTTAATAACATTTTTACTAAATAAGGATAGTCCGCCAGCTGTGATTTGGTATTCTGCGGGGATTACAATTTTTCCAGATTTATCGATAAATCCCCATAATTTTTTCTCTTTTACAGGAGCTAAGCCATCTGCTGAGAAGACTTCAGCATCTTTATAGATGATTGGGATTACTACCTCTCCTTTTTCATTAATATAACCCCATAATTTATTTTTAAAAACAGGAGCTAACCCATTTCTAAATGCTCTGACTTTCTCATATGTAGGTTCAATGACCCATTCACCAGAATTGTTTATAAATCCGATTTTTTTATCGCGTCTAGCATAAGTTAATTCAGAATGATCATTAAAATCCCAGATTTTATCAATTCTAACTGTTGTGTTAAATTTATTATTGCTAACAACACCAAAAGTTTCACCTTTTTTTGCCCAAACACCGCGTTTATTATAGCTCCCTATTTCAGCGTATTCTGTAGGAATAAAAACCTTACCTTTTTTGTCGATCATACCCCAATAATCTCCTTTACGTACTCTGGCGTAACCGTTAACAAATGGTTTAATGACATCGTAGGTTGGTTCTAATATAACCTTTCCATCGGTTCCCATAAGTCCAGTTTTTTTAGCTTTTCTTAGAAAAGCAACACCATCATTAAAATCATAATATTTTTCTGTTACCGGAGTACTTAACTTTTCTCCTGAAGCATTGATGTAGTTCCATTGATCATTTTGAAGTACTAGCACGTAACCGGAATTAAAGTTTTTTACTTTTTCAAACTCAGGGGCAAGAACCCATTTGCCAGAGGTATCAATTAAACCCCATTTTTTGTTGTTTAAAGCAGCAGCATACCCTTCATGGAAATTTCCTGCTTTTTCAAATTGAGGTTGAATAACGTATT includes:
- a CDS encoding WG repeat-containing protein, translating into MKLYYTLIFAFILNLTCVNAQELALVRDNDLFGYINTSGEYVIQPQFEKAGNFHEGYAAALNNKKWGLIDTSGKWVLAPEFEKVKNFNSGYVLVLQNDQWNYINASGEKLSTPVTEKYYDFNDGVAFLRKAKKTGLMGTDGKVILEPTYDVIKPFVNGYARVRKGDYWGMIDKKGKVFIPTEYAEIGSYNKRGVWAKKGETFGVVSNNKFNTTVRIDKIWDFNDHSELTYARRDKKIGFINNSGEWVIEPTYEKVRAFRNGLAPVFKNKLWGYINEKGEVVIPIIYKDAEVFSADGLAPVKEKKLWGFIDKSGKIVIPAEYQITAGGLSLFSKNVIKGFYKGLARVKKGKQWGFINKKGETLGGKWFQNAELFSKAKP
- a CDS encoding WG repeat-containing protein: MILRLAPIYIFLLTSICINAQKTALVLEKNRFGYIDYTGEYIIEPQFKNAKSFSENGLAPVKKNRKWGYINIEGEWVIQPQFDDAKVFNSGLALVVKDNKECFIDVAGKVKIHPKPNTKYYNFAKEGVAIFKTKKLVGLLNSNGEIIMEPKYQTIKPFVNGFARVQLNDLWGMIDVNGKEYISPNYNEIGNYFNKIVRVRQGTVFKIFINNKPIVIDNASKIWDFRDDSDLTMARVDKKVGYINTKGEWVIKPQFKVARHFVNGMAPVYDGKRWGYINTKGEYVIEPQFNDAEIFGKDTALAPVKPFFKNSWGFVNEKGEMVIPPNYFITPSFSFNRKTKGFLGSLAKVKYNNKWVFLTKEGTLLGNKRFSNINIFVEIKKK